A single genomic interval of Alligator mississippiensis isolate rAllMis1 chromosome 15, rAllMis1, whole genome shotgun sequence harbors:
- the CD48 gene encoding CD48 antigen isoform X1 codes for MATVLAVLLLSVLSCGKAEEKTKLMNGIVNGTVDLEPGIPILERYQQIKWFYNHTQQILKKQKGKSVHYNNEYFKNKTKLFENGTLRIVRLRKEDSSKYKIIVEDEKGLEIPIMIQLNIYAPVPKPRLNVTSLKKTKGGCSVTLKCSVSIPDVTYTWYKDDKKCSYSELNGDLVLSLTSESNIMYNCTVCNSASCNTESIYYRGDCQWQDRNTASSTFRLAADSAVTLGILLLLHNLL; via the exons ATGGCGACGGTGCTTGCTGTACTTCTGCTTTCTGTGTTGTCGTGCGGCAAGG CTGAAGAGAAGACAAAGCTCATGAATGGGATTGTTAATGGCACTGTGGACTTAGAACCAGGGATTCCCATCCTGGAGAGATATCAGCAAATCAAATGGTTTTACAACCATACCCAGCAGATCCTGAAGAAGCAGAAGGGCAAGTCGGTTCATTACAATAATGAGTATTTTAAGAACAAGACAAAATTGTTTGAGAACGGCACTCTGCGTATCGTGAGGCTTCGGAAGGAAGACAGCAGCAAATACAAGATAATTGTGGAAGATGAAAAAGGCCTCGAGATCCCTATAATGATCCAGCTGAACATCTATG CTCCTGTCCCGAAGCCCAGGTTGAATGTCACTTCTTTAAAAAAGACCAAAGGAGGGTGCAGTGTCACCTTGAAGTGCTCTGTCAGTATCCCTGATGTGACGTACACATGGTACAAGGATGACAAGAAATGCAGTTATTCCGAGTTAAATGGAGACCTGGTCCTCTCTCTCACATCAGAAAGCAACATAATGTACAACTGTACTGTCTGCAACTCCGCCAGCTGCAACACTGAGTCCATATATTACCGAGGCGACTGCCAATGGCAAG ACAGGAACACTGCCTCGTCCACGTTCCGGCTGGCAGCTGATTCTGCGGTGACTCTCGGGATCCTCCTGCTCCTCCATAACTTGCTATGA
- the CD48 gene encoding CD48 antigen isoform X2, translating to MNGIVNGTVDLEPGIPILERYQQIKWFYNHTQQILKKQKGKSVHYNNEYFKNKTKLFENGTLRIVRLRKEDSSKYKIIVEDEKGLEIPIMIQLNIYAPVPKPRLNVTSLKKTKGGCSVTLKCSVSIPDVTYTWYKDDKKCSYSELNGDLVLSLTSESNIMYNCTVCNSASCNTESIYYRGDCQWQDRNTASSTFRLAADSAVTLGILLLLHNLL from the exons ATGAATGGGATTGTTAATGGCACTGTGGACTTAGAACCAGGGATTCCCATCCTGGAGAGATATCAGCAAATCAAATGGTTTTACAACCATACCCAGCAGATCCTGAAGAAGCAGAAGGGCAAGTCGGTTCATTACAATAATGAGTATTTTAAGAACAAGACAAAATTGTTTGAGAACGGCACTCTGCGTATCGTGAGGCTTCGGAAGGAAGACAGCAGCAAATACAAGATAATTGTGGAAGATGAAAAAGGCCTCGAGATCCCTATAATGATCCAGCTGAACATCTATG CTCCTGTCCCGAAGCCCAGGTTGAATGTCACTTCTTTAAAAAAGACCAAAGGAGGGTGCAGTGTCACCTTGAAGTGCTCTGTCAGTATCCCTGATGTGACGTACACATGGTACAAGGATGACAAGAAATGCAGTTATTCCGAGTTAAATGGAGACCTGGTCCTCTCTCTCACATCAGAAAGCAACATAATGTACAACTGTACTGTCTGCAACTCCGCCAGCTGCAACACTGAGTCCATATATTACCGAGGCGACTGCCAATGGCAAG ACAGGAACACTGCCTCGTCCACGTTCCGGCTGGCAGCTGATTCTGCGGTGACTCTCGGGATCCTCCTGCTCCTCCATAACTTGCTATGA